Proteins co-encoded in one Cydia strobilella chromosome 14, ilCydStro3.1, whole genome shotgun sequence genomic window:
- the LOC134747474 gene encoding uncharacterized protein LOC134747474: MSCEDSTVLGDTLTSPSMATRPQLEHTQSEQHESQIHRPNVTLEQISELLDRKLELQKTSIISEINAQLKMEMKTLIQNEIKCCLSNYKAEMDLNMNSLTVDQSVLNKKIDALTLRINSLEAEYTSLKNESKIKEPNNQIDTSIVNNSLASSYVPESNSRKFVVYGIAEYYQESEWDLHNRVIEAFRDLMEVDLVGYIEETYRVGRRSNRNRPLVVELISKRMTKYILKNNHYLRGTGLFISEFLDANSLKERNAMREKMFEARKKGLHAVISNNQLIVDGKIVDLKLTNERQERIIKSDEITSKDIQQPQTANEHDINRTFRNQ, encoded by the coding sequence ATGTCGTGTGAAGACAGCACCGTACTTGGAGACACATTAACCTCCCCTAGCATGGCAACGAGGCCACAGCTAGAGCACACACAGTCAGAACAACATGAATCGCAAATTCACCGTCCAAATGTGACTCTCGAACAAATTAGCGAGTTACTGGACAGAAAACTAGAGCTCCAGAAAACATCCATTATATCAGAAATAAACGCCCAGTTAAAAATGGAAATGAAAACCCTCATACAAAATGAAATCAAATGCTGTCTTAGCAATTATAAGGCTGAAATGGACCTTAACATGAACTCCCTAACCGTAGATCAAagcgtattaaataaaaaaattgatgcTTTAACGTTGAGGATCAATTCTCTAGAAGCGGAATACACTTCATTAAAAAACGAAAGCAAAATAAAAGAGCCCAACAATCAAATCGACACATCTATAGTAAATAACTCCCTTGCAAGTTCATATGTGCCCGAGAGCAATAGCAGAAAATTTGTAGTTTACGGCATCGCCGAATATTACCAAGAGTCCGAATGGGACCTCCACAATAGAGTCATCGAGGCTTTCCGCGACCTAATGGAAGTGGACCTAGTAGGCTACATTGAGGAAACATACCGAGTAGGCCGAAGAAGTAATAGAAACCGCCCGCTAGTAGTAGAGCTTATCAGTAAAAGGAtgacaaaatatattttgaagaataaCCATTATTTACGGGGGACTGGACTATTTATATCAGAATTCCTGGACGCCAATTCACTCAAAGAACGAAATGCAATGCGCGAAAAAATGTTTGAAGCTAGGAAAAAGGGTCTACATgcagtaataagtaataaccagCTAATCGTAGATGGAAAGATAGTAGACCTGAAGTTAACGAATGAACGACAAGAAAGAATCATCAAGAGCGATGAAATTACATCCAAGGACATACAACAGCCACAGACAGCAAACGAGCATGACATAAACCGGACATTTCGGAATCAATAA